One window from the genome of Cyclobacterium amurskyense encodes:
- a CDS encoding DUF7133 domain-containing protein: MTKTRHLLIVLLTGLCIVTACKPKPQGAGATYQVATIPVPDGLLAETGGLDFLSDGRLIACFTRGEVMIFDPKTNEWQLFAKGLHEPLGLVVINDAEIVVLQRPELTRITDTDKDGKADVYEKITDDFGISGNYHEFNYGPVRDSEGNFYIALNTASSGGGIRENVRGELRLNGRDGADGKRQMYSVVPYRGWVLKIQPNGKVIPFASGFRSPNGLGFDDSGNLFVTDNQSDWVETSTLYHVKKDRFFGHPASLVWQEEWKNADPFSLPISTLDSLRTKASVLFPHGIMANSPTQPLLIKNNEQFKDFEGQFLIGEMNRDRIFRVMLEEVAGEFQGACIPFVDGQGLRVGNNRLAFGPDGSLWVGQIEHGWRGDQGIQKISSTGNPPMDIAKMSLTKNGFTITFTQAVNPEGALAIKNYQLRRYYYAYQKKPFDEPVDKSTQRDLQSVAIKDITISADHMRVELVLEALKPGYVYELKLDSIFNQAGKPLDNQLIAYTLNNLLPS, from the coding sequence ATGACAAAAACGAGACATTTATTAATTGTACTATTAACTGGTCTTTGTATTGTTACAGCCTGTAAGCCCAAACCACAAGGAGCAGGTGCCACTTATCAGGTAGCTACAATCCCTGTTCCCGATGGTTTATTGGCAGAAACCGGTGGGCTTGATTTTTTATCAGATGGCCGGTTGATCGCTTGTTTTACCCGAGGGGAGGTCATGATTTTTGACCCTAAGACCAATGAATGGCAGCTATTTGCTAAAGGGCTACACGAGCCATTGGGCTTGGTGGTAATCAATGATGCTGAAATTGTGGTATTGCAAAGACCTGAATTGACACGGATTACGGATACGGACAAGGATGGTAAAGCCGATGTATATGAAAAGATAACGGATGATTTTGGGATATCCGGCAATTACCATGAGTTCAATTACGGGCCTGTTAGGGACAGTGAAGGAAATTTTTACATCGCCTTGAATACCGCTTCATCTGGTGGAGGCATTAGGGAGAATGTTCGGGGTGAGTTGCGGCTAAATGGCAGGGATGGTGCTGATGGAAAAAGACAAATGTATTCTGTTGTTCCTTACCGAGGTTGGGTTTTGAAAATTCAGCCCAATGGAAAGGTTATCCCTTTTGCTTCAGGTTTCAGGTCCCCGAATGGATTGGGCTTTGATGATTCTGGAAATTTATTTGTTACCGACAACCAAAGTGACTGGGTAGAGACGAGCACGTTGTACCATGTCAAAAAAGACCGTTTCTTTGGACATCCTGCAAGCCTCGTGTGGCAAGAAGAATGGAAAAATGCAGACCCATTTTCACTCCCAATTTCAACATTGGACAGTCTTCGTACCAAGGCGTCGGTATTGTTTCCACATGGAATAATGGCCAATTCTCCCACTCAACCCTTATTAATTAAAAACAACGAGCAGTTCAAAGATTTTGAAGGGCAATTTCTGATTGGAGAAATGAATAGGGACCGGATTTTCCGGGTAATGCTTGAGGAAGTCGCAGGGGAATTTCAAGGGGCTTGTATTCCATTTGTTGATGGACAAGGTTTGAGAGTTGGCAACAACCGCCTGGCTTTTGGGCCGGATGGAAGTTTATGGGTAGGGCAAATTGAACATGGCTGGAGAGGTGATCAGGGCATTCAAAAGATTTCTTCCACCGGAAACCCACCCATGGATATCGCCAAAATGTCCCTGACTAAAAATGGTTTTACCATAACCTTCACTCAAGCGGTAAATCCGGAAGGCGCTTTGGCCATAAAAAATTACCAGTTGCGTCGGTATTATTATGCGTATCAGAAAAAGCCGTTTGATGAGCCGGTAGATAAGTCTACGCAAAGAGATTTACAATCCGTGGCCATAAAAGACATCACCATATCTGCTGATCATATGAGGGTGGAATTGGTTTTGGAAGCGCTAAAACCAGGGTATGTTTATGAGCTAAAATTAGACAGTATTTTCAATCAGGCCGGAAAGCCCCTCGACAATCAACTCATAGCCTATACCCTCAATAATTTATTGCCTTCGTGA
- a CDS encoding plastocyanin/azurin family copper-binding protein: protein MVIKYSTTLIFCFALLLHSALLAQGDGKKITSIELKAIPGLQFDKVRFSVAPGAEVKLTVTNSDDDMPHNMVITKPGSRADVVLAAQQLAEKGPEMNFIPKSPLVLWSIPVIYSGESKTIQFKAPEEPGIYPFVCTYPGHGFIMYGYMYVTENGIMPPLENDENIPPLRRTGDKKVQDTESAAMHHHPKLHPYDNVPPYLYRVFIEESSLASIAVHLPKQLSYCWDAALCQLQFAWQGEFLDNTDLWHGHKNAYAKVLGEIFYQEKTEFPIRIGSRESIPSPEFLRYKWIDGYPEFHYLLSGVEVHEIIHPNKEGTGLIRTIKVNNAKEPVWFLFNADGQVEYGFNKGETENGALKLSPDEAKEFTIRMTKSNK from the coding sequence ATGGTTATAAAATACAGTACAACATTAATTTTCTGTTTTGCGCTCCTGCTACATTCAGCACTTCTGGCACAGGGTGATGGCAAGAAAATCACTTCCATTGAATTAAAAGCAATTCCCGGGCTTCAATTTGACAAGGTCAGGTTTTCTGTTGCTCCGGGGGCTGAAGTCAAGCTCACTGTCACGAATAGTGATGATGACATGCCCCATAATATGGTCATTACTAAGCCTGGATCAAGGGCTGACGTAGTCCTTGCAGCCCAGCAATTGGCAGAAAAAGGCCCGGAAATGAATTTTATTCCAAAGAGTCCTTTGGTGCTATGGTCCATTCCCGTAATCTATTCGGGCGAGAGCAAAACCATACAGTTTAAAGCGCCCGAGGAGCCTGGTATTTATCCTTTTGTATGTACCTATCCCGGTCATGGCTTTATCATGTATGGCTACATGTATGTGACTGAAAACGGTATAATGCCACCACTAGAAAACGATGAAAACATCCCACCTTTGCGAAGAACCGGAGACAAGAAAGTGCAGGATACAGAAAGTGCTGCCATGCACCATCATCCCAAATTGCATCCATACGATAATGTGCCTCCTTACCTTTACCGGGTTTTTATCGAAGAATCCAGCCTTGCCAGTATAGCCGTCCACCTTCCCAAACAATTGTCGTATTGCTGGGATGCAGCATTATGTCAGTTGCAGTTTGCCTGGCAAGGAGAATTCCTGGACAATACCGATCTATGGCACGGCCATAAAAATGCCTATGCAAAAGTGCTCGGTGAAATATTTTATCAGGAGAAAACGGAATTCCCTATACGGATTGGTAGTAGAGAAAGCATTCCAAGTCCTGAATTTTTGAGGTACAAATGGATCGATGGCTACCCTGAGTTTCACTATTTGCTTTCAGGAGTGGAGGTTCACGAAATTATTCATCCAAACAAAGAAGGCACAGGATTGATCAGAACAATAAAGGTTAACAATGCAAAAGAACCTGTCTGGTTTCTATTCAATGCTGATGGGCAAGTGGAGTATGGGTTTAATAAGGGTGAAACAGAAAATGGTGCCTTGAAACTGAGTCCAGATGAAGCAAAAGAATTTACCATTAGGATGACTAAAAGTAACAAGTGA